A genomic window from Fusarium oxysporum Fo47 chromosome VIII, complete sequence includes:
- a CDS encoding major facilitator superfamily domain-containing protein, producing the protein MVSFKEAFALSSHEVEAATPPGTVQIHREQEDASHAVISIHATDDPRDPLNFPRWHKIAALSVASLYAFTANYTSGIIAPAFQLWPMIFPKDPRSLSQLSILIAIHILFLGAANIWWVPMSNWMGRRPVLILATTLLTFSTLWCALATSYDSLLAARAFQGIGGAAADTVAPALIGDMFPIHQRGRAMAVYTIMLVVGPLAGGISGGYIVFEQGWKMIFWVCLALSAACLVGVIFFVPETLYTRSAPVEGVTNPEAEKNAQFGNNEHVEDKQSVSVGEQQTSYSSFTYVQSLGFIKPRGSLLRQFIQPWKTLAFPGTWVVMLHYAGLVGGIVTISTIGPQLMASPPYLWKANAGLINIGAVIGGVIGYIYTFMLADGRLVKKASKTRNGVAESEDRLPTLFFPLFIATGGLLVFGFCAKNPGGHAWVGLQVGYGMLAFGLMQVPSVGFNYLIDSYHSLAADCFTMVTILRSIIAFAWTFFVADWVHQKGAAEPFGIFGLLMGLFSLLTVPLWMFGKRMRIATAEQVLRWQGY; encoded by the exons ATGGTCTCTTTCAAGGAAGCCTTTGCGTTGTCTTCGCATGAAGTCGAGGCTGCAACGCCTCCTGGCACAGTCCAGATTCATC GGGAGCAGGAAGACGCGAGCCATGCGGTTATTAGCATACATGCTACGGATGATCCTCGAGATCCTCTCAATTTTCCGAGGTGGCATAAAATCGCTGCACTGAGCGTCGCGTCGCTTTATGCCTTTACCGCGAATTACACGAGTGGTATTATCGCACCTGCGTTTCAGCTATGGCCTATGATCTTTCCGAAGGATCCGAGGTCTCTCTCTCAGCTCTCTATCTTGATTGCT ATCcatatcctcttcctcggtgCAGCCAACATCTGGTGGGTTCCCATGTCCAACTGGATGGGACGACGGCCAGTTCTCATTCTCGCTACGACGCTCCTCACATTCAGCACGCTTTGGTGTGCACTTGCGACTTCATATGACTCTCTTCTCGCTGCTCGTGCTTTCCAAGGCATTGGAGGTGCTGCAGCAGATACAGTTGCTCCCGCGCTTATTGGAGATATGTTTCCTATCCACCAGCGTGGACGAGCCATG GCCGTCTACACCATCATGCTTGTCGTCGGACCCCTCGCAGGTGGCATCTCCGGAGGTTACATCGTGTTCGAGCAAGGCTGGAAGATGATCTTCTGGGTCTGTCTCGCTCTATCAGCCGCTTGCCTCGTCGgcgtcatcttcttcgtcccCGAGACCCTGTATACGCGAAGTGCACCAGTAGAAGGCGTCACAAACcccgaggctgagaagaatgCTCAGTTTGGCAACAACGAACACGTCGAGGATAAGCAGTCTGTCAGCGTGGGTGAACAGCAAACTTCTTACTCCTCTTTCACCTATGTTCAGTCTTTGGGCTTCATCAAGCCTCGAGGAAGTCTTCTGAGGCAATTCATCCAGCCGTGGAAGACTCTTGCTTTTCCCGGCACTTGGGTGGTGATGCTTCACTACGCTGGCCTCGTCGGCGGTATCGTCACAATTTCTACAATCGGACCCCAACTCATGGCGAGCCCACCTTATCTCTGGAAGGCTAACGCTGGTCTTATCAACATTGGTGCTGTCATCGGCGGTGTCATTGGATATATCTACACTTTCATGCTTGCTGATGGCAGActtgtcaagaaggccagCAAGACACGAAATGGTGTCGCTGAATCTGAGGACCGATTGCCgactctcttcttccctctttTCATCGCTACTGGAGGTTTGTTGGTGTTTGGATTCTGCGCCAAGAACCCTGGTGGTCATGCCTGGGTTGGACTTCAAGTCGGATATGGAATGCTCGCTTTTGGTCTGATGCAAGTTCCATCTGTTGGATTCAACTAC TTGATCGACTCTTATCACTCGTTGGCAGCCGATTGCTTCACCATGGTCACCATTCTCCGTTCCATCATCGCCTTTGCATGGACCTTCTTCGTGGCTGACTGGGTTCACCAGAAGGGAGCAGCTGAGCCATTTGGTATTTTCGGACTGCTGATGGGTCTTTTCTCGTTGTTGACTGTTCCTCTCTGGATGTTTGGAAAGCGTATGAGGATTGCTACAGCAGAACAGGTTCTTCGATGGCAGGGTTACTAG